The region TAGCTGCTACCCATGTTCTCGTTCCCCTAGAAACCCATTTCAAAGCCTTTGAGGGAACAGGCGAATTACTAAAAACGGTCGCTACAGTACGCAATAAACCTAACCGCAAACTACAAATAGCTGGCTTTGTACCAACAAAATACGATGCCCGGAACTCCCAAGACACTCGTACCCTAGCAGCCATCACCGAACAACTAGCAAGCGCCGGAACAGTCTTTGCCCCGATTCCTCGCTCTACTGCTTTTGTTGATGCTTCAGAGGAACGAATGCCTTTGGCAGTTTACGATCCTAAGCACCCATCTGTTGCAATCTTGAAAAAAATAGCCGTTAGTTTAGAATCCTTAAAATGAGACGCACTACTAAAGCCAGCCAACCTCTCAAAAGCAAAATTGATGTACCTTGGGACACCACAGGCGCATCGAGTGCGCCTCAGTCGATGTCATTAGACCAGATTGTTCTGCCGCCGAATCAACCGCGCCGTTACTTTGACTCGGAAGCATTAAAGCAGTTAACTGAATCCATCAAACAGCATGGCATCTTGCAACCCATTTTAGTACGCCCCCTTGATGGAGAAAAACACGAATTAGTCGCAGGAGAGCGGCGCTATCGTGCTGCCTTAAGTATTGGGCTGAAAGTTGTCCCCGTCGTCATTAGAGAGTTAGATGATAACGCAGCTTTTCAATTTGCACTGATAGAAAACTTACTTCGAGAAGACCTCAACCCAGTTGAAGAAACTGAAGGTATCCTGCAACTGCTGTCCCTCAAATTAGGTCGAAGTGTTGAGGATGTCCCGCCATTACTGTATCGTCTACAACGCTTACAGAACAAAACATCTACAGTTACCCATAACGTTATGGGCGGAGTTGAAAATGATTCTACCAATAACGCTATCAGCGACGAGGAAGACGATATTGAATTATCTACCCATAACGTTATGGGCGAAACCGAAACCCACAATTCCGACCTCAAGCAGGAGCAGCCATTAAACCCAGACCTAAAAATCGTTGAATCTGTGTTTGAAGGCTTAGGGTTAATGACCTGGGAATCTTTCGTTAAGAACCGTCTACCCTTGCTCAACCTTCCAGAAGATATCCTTGATGCGCTAAGGGAAGGCTCACTTGAGTACACCAAAGCTAGAGCGATCGCCCAAATTCAGAAATTAGATGAGTGCATTGCCTTTTTAGAACAAGCTATTGCTCAAAACTGGTCTTTAAGCGAAATCAGACAGCGCATTAGTGATAAGAAAGCCGCTGCTTCTACCGAAAACACCGAGTCGAACAATTACAAAGAGCGTTTTACTACTGCGACTAATAAACTAAAAAAATCGCGCATTTGGTCAGATCCTAAGAAGCGCAGGCAGATCGAAAAACTGCTGGCACAACTGGAGACGCTGACAAGTGTTGAGTGAGGGTAAACTGTACTAAGGAAGAAATTTGGTGTTTGATGAATCAGATGTGTCTGCAAATAATCGGCAGGTTCGAGAATACTGGCGATTTTCAGCCCATCCGTAGCAAATGATTGGTGCAGTTGCATCTAGTCGGTGTCCTAAAAACAGAGCAAGGTGAGCAGGACTCATGTAGAAGAGGTGAATTTCTTGACAGTTTGTAGATTGCAAGTGCCGAACGAGCAGTTTTTTAAGATCACCAACTATTTGA is a window of Nostoc flagelliforme CCNUN1 DNA encoding:
- a CDS encoding ParB/RepB/Spo0J family partition protein is translated as MRRTTKASQPLKSKIDVPWDTTGASSAPQSMSLDQIVLPPNQPRRYFDSEALKQLTESIKQHGILQPILVRPLDGEKHELVAGERRYRAALSIGLKVVPVVIRELDDNAAFQFALIENLLREDLNPVEETEGILQLLSLKLGRSVEDVPPLLYRLQRLQNKTSTVTHNVMGGVENDSTNNAISDEEDDIELSTHNVMGETETHNSDLKQEQPLNPDLKIVESVFEGLGLMTWESFVKNRLPLLNLPEDILDALREGSLEYTKARAIAQIQKLDECIAFLEQAIAQNWSLSEIRQRISDKKAAASTENTESNNYKERFTTATNKLKKSRIWSDPKKRRQIEKLLAQLETLTSVE